The following coding sequences are from one Gossypium hirsutum isolate 1008001.06 chromosome A12, Gossypium_hirsutum_v2.1, whole genome shotgun sequence window:
- the LOC107939299 gene encoding uncharacterized protein — MKIDEGISNPIHPHHKLKLEYTEIPFNCDGCKEAGIGLKYSCRRCEFDLHKACAMPPPTITHPFYKKCEFQFNYRSPGQHMRICDACRNDVLGFVYHCKRCDFDLHPCCANLPQVLDDGEHNLYLCFKLSSSCHHCGGKGPGWSYRSQCKSYNLHVACVKELLVESWQAMYLNADKNRIREIQTRIPSLSRKLRNHHGGRGGKVMKCCQMAGGAVRLIVSAILGDPTAIIGAAVAGFMSK, encoded by the coding sequence ATGAAGATCGACGAAGGAATCTCAAACCCCATCCATCCACACCACAAACTTAAGCTCGAATATACAGAGATACCCTTCAATTGTGATGGTTGTAAGGAAGCCGGCATTGGCCTCAAATACAGCTGCCGGCGATGTGAGTTCGACCTACACAAGGCCTGCGCTATGCCACCCCCTACCATCACTCATCCATTTTATAAAAAATGTGAGTTCCAGTTCAATTATAGATCCCCAGGGCAACATATGAGGATATGCGATGCGTGTAGAAACGACGTTCTCGGCTTCGTCTACCACTGCAAACGGTGCGATTTCGATCTTCATCCTTGTTGTGCCAACCTTCCCCAAGTCCTGGACGATGGTGAACATAATCTTTACTTGTGCTTCAAGCTATCGAGCTCGTGCCATCACTGCGGCGGAAAAGGGCCCGGTTGGTCTTACAGGTCTCAATGCAAGAGCTATAATCTTCATGTGGCGTGTGTTAAGGAGTTGCTGGTTGAAAGCTGGCAAGCCATGTACTTGAATGCTGATAAGAACAGGATTAGAGAGATACAGACCAGGATCCCGAGCCTCAGTAGGAAACTGCGAAACCATCATGGAGGAAGAGGGGGAAAAGTGATGAAATGTTGTCAAATGGCTGGTGGGGCTGTTCGTCTTATTGTCTCCGCCATTCTTGGCGATCCTACAGCTATAATTGGTGCGGCAGTGGCTGGTTTTATGTCCAAATAA